The Oscillospiraceae bacterium genome contains a region encoding:
- a CDS encoding zinc transporter, giving the protein METFFGIMIPFLGTTLGSACVFFMKKSLGDLVRRALAGFAAGVMVAASIWSLLIPAIEQSEGMGKLSFLPAFIGFWVGVLFLLLLDRLIPHLHVGSEQAEGPKSKLGRTTMMVLAVTLHNIPEGMAVGVVYAGFLSGNTQITAASALALSLGIAIQNFPEGAIISMPLRAEGERKGRAFLGGVLSGVVEPIGAVLTLLAAQLVIPALPYLLSFAAGAMLYVVVEELIPEMSQGKHSNIGTIFFAVGFSVMMTLDVALG; this is encoded by the coding sequence ATGGAAACCTTTTTCGGAATCATGATCCCTTTCTTGGGCACAACACTGGGCTCGGCCTGCGTGTTCTTTATGAAAAAATCCCTTGGCGATCTGGTGCGGCGCGCCCTCGCCGGCTTTGCTGCCGGAGTGATGGTCGCAGCTTCGATCTGGAGCCTGCTGATCCCCGCCATCGAGCAGTCGGAGGGCATGGGCAAGCTGTCCTTCCTCCCTGCCTTTATCGGCTTTTGGGTCGGCGTGCTGTTTTTGCTCCTGCTTGACCGTTTGATTCCCCATCTTCATGTGGGAAGTGAACAGGCCGAGGGTCCGAAAAGCAAGCTCGGGCGCACCACCATGATGGTGCTGGCTGTTACCTTACATAATATCCCGGAGGGAATGGCAGTCGGCGTGGTGTATGCAGGCTTTCTTTCGGGCAATACGCAGATTACTGCGGCAAGCGCACTGGCGCTGTCCCTCGGCATTGCCATTCAGAATTTTCCCGAGGGGGCGATCATCTCCATGCCGCTCCGGGCGGAGGGGGAACGCAAGGGCCGAGCATTTCTCGGCGGCGTGCTTTCCGGCGTTGTCGAGCCTATCGGCGCGGTGCTGACGCTTCTCGCCGCGCAGCTTGTGATCCCGGCGCTGCCGTATCTGCTGAGCTTTGCAGCGGGGGCCATGCTCTATGTGGTGGTGGAGGAGCTGATCCCGGAAATGTCGCAGGGAAAGCACTCCAACATCGGCACGATTTTCTTTGCCGTGGGCTTTAGCGTCATGATGACACTGGATGTGGCGCTGGGATAG